A part of Arachis hypogaea cultivar Tifrunner chromosome 12, arahy.Tifrunner.gnm2.J5K5, whole genome shotgun sequence genomic DNA contains:
- the LOC112727818 gene encoding BEL1-like homeodomain protein 9 translates to MAEEGFEGYHVPQQSRRDKLRVVVAHNQQHHHQQTTTLLESSSTPPTTTTSTSWYDPSSFIPSDLLTCAAATQQGHHGNFHLNNEPSKPNNTTNLFASSSAVKQEEQQRSGLMMMGFGVVTAINNGSSSSSSSPSSNSSSVSLSHHHAYMDPQSSSTLHLNNPSIHVFGNNNNNNNNNNNNPLFLYQPQNLRDFDNHGGYGGGGGSGGGGEIMVFKPEPLSLSLSSHNHNHGSNNNNHNSNNNGNNLPLELNLQRYGAMICGGGGGVIPGLVVNSSGGGSGTSNEVSRSCSSVMVVPQMMGPFTGYASVLKGSRFLKPAQQLLEELCDVGVGVVGAEDKIIVADASLMEPPPTAASTTTPLMECLNHSHHEDPLLLADQHAAAAVESRKKSRLLTMLDEVYRRYRQYYQQMHAVVTSFEYVSGLTNAAPYASLAIKTMSKHFRCLKNAITDQLQFNNKTHFQLSNRKDESPRFGNNDRGPYGQRSGFIEHQPVWRPQRGLPERAVTVLRAWLFEHFLHPYPTDTDKLMLAKQTGLSRSQVSNWFINARVRLWKPMVEEIHMLETRQAQKNTQREEHSRNKSSDPLPSDNTTLVSDNPSTSAADKFQEAPYKRAMNELPSMAIRTQEQVNLACHGNQQVGIGVSMGSASNNVSLTLGLHQNHGIGLAEPFPLSAAQRFGLGLETNNEGYVLSGFESQNRHFGRDVIGGQLLHDFVG, encoded by the exons ATGGCTGAGGAGGGTTTTGAGGGTTACCATGTCCCACAACAAAGCAGAAGAGATAAGCTTAGAGTAGTTGTGGCTCACAACCAACAACACCACCATCAACAAACAACAACACTACTAGAATCTTCTTCCACTCCTCCTACTACTACTACTTCTACTTCTTGGTACGACCCTTCTTCATTCATTCCCTCCGATTTATTAACCTGTGCAGCAGCAACACAACAAGGTCATCACGGTAATTTCCACCTCAACAACGAACCTTCTAAACCCAACAACACCACCAACTTATTCGCCTCTTCTTCTGCAGTGAAGCAGGAAGAACAACAACGTTCTGGTTTGATGATGATGGGGTTTGGTGTAGTAACCGCCATCAACaacggttcttcttcttcatcttcttctccttcttctaacTCCTCTTCCGTTTCCCTTTCCCATCACCATGCTTACATGGATCCACAATCTTCTTCTACTTTGCATTTGAATAACCCGTCAATTCACGTTTttggaaacaacaacaacaacaacaacaacaacaacaataatccgTTGTTTCTCTACCAGCCACAGAATCTCAGAGATTTCGATAACCATGGCGGttacggtggtggtggtggcagcgGCGGAGGCGGTGAAATCATGGTGTTCAAGCCTGAACCATTATCTCTATCTCTCTCTTCCCACAACCATAACCATGGTAGTAACAATAACAATCATAACAGCAACAATAACGGCAATAATCTTCCTCTAGAACTGAATCTTCAGCGGTATGGGGCTATGATttgcggtggtggtggtggtgtgattCCGGGGTTGGTGGTTAACAGTAGTGGTGGGGGTTCTGGTACTTCGAACGAAGTTTCTAGAAGCTGTTCGTCGGTAATGGTGGTACCACAAATGATGGGTCCATTTACGGGTTACGCTTCGGTGTTGAAGGGATCGAGGTTCTTGAAACCAGCACAGCAATTGTTAGAGGAGTTATGtgatgttggtgttggtgttgttggtgcTGAAGATAAGATCATTGTTGCTGATGCTTCGTTAATGGAACCTCCTCCTACTGCTGCTAGTACTACTACGCCATTAATGGAGTGCTTGAATCATTCTCATCATGAAGATCCTCTATTGCTTGCAGATCAGcatgctgctgctgctgttgagAGTCGCAAGAAGTCAAGGCTCTTAACCATGCTTGATGAG GTTTATAGGAGGTACAGGCAATATTATCAGCAGATGCATGCAGTGGTAACATCGTTCGAGTATGTTTCGGGCCTCACGAATGCAGCTCCATATGCGAGTTTGGCCATAAAGACAATGTCCAAACACTTTAGATGTCTTAAGAATGCAATTACTGACCAGCTTCAGTTCAACAATAAGACTCATTTTCAACTAAGCAACAGGAAAGACGAGTCTCCGAGATTCGGCAACAATGATCGTGGCCCTTACGGCCAAAGGTCAGGATTCATTGAGCACCAACCTGTTTGGAGACCTCAAAGAGGACTCCCTGAGCGCGCCGTGACGGTTCTCAGGGCGTGGTTATTCGAGCACTTTCTGCACCC TTACCCGACCGATACGGACAAATTAATGTTGGCTAAACAAACTGGTTTATCTCGTAGCCAG GTGTCTAACTGGTTTATTAATGCAAGAGTAAGGCTGTGGAAaccaatggtggaagaaatacaCATGCTAGAAACCCGGCAAGCTCAGAAAAATACTCAAAGAGAAGAGCATAGTAGGAACAAGTCGAGCGATCCCTTGCCTTCGGATAACACAACGCTTGTTTCAGATAATCCATCGACCTCGGCCGCCGATAAATTTCAGGAGGCACCTTACAAGCGAGCTATGAACGAGCTTCCGAGCATGGCGATTAGGACTCAAGAACAAGTGAATCTTGCATGCCACGGCAACCAGCAAGTTGGCATTGGAGTGAGCATGGGGAGTGCTAGCAATAATGTGTCACTTACACTAGGCCTTCACCAAAATCATGGGATTGGTTTGGCCGAACCGTTTCCATTGAGCGCGGCTCAGCGCTTCGGCCTTGGTCTCGAAACCAATAATGAAGGCTATGTCCTGAGCGGTTTTGAATCGCAAAACCGGCATTTCGGAAGGGATGTTATTGGAGGGCAACTATTGCATGACTTTGTAGGATGA